The following are encoded together in the Flavihumibacter fluvii genome:
- a CDS encoding glycoside hydrolase family 2 TIM barrel-domain containing protein, whose protein sequence is MMRMVFIFGLFLLGSCQQKVETTTAVSAKTTMAQVWAAEKAQSWYDRQKWIVGANFIPSSAINQLEMWQADSFDTTTISKELGWARDIGFNTIRVYLHHKAWEADKSGFINRIDQYLSIADANGIKTIFVIFDDCWNKDGKTGPQPAPKPGVHNSGWLQDPGDPYSKDSANFPQLELYVKAVIGHFKDDQRILLWDLYNEPGNSGKGESSLPLLTKAFTWAREVNPSQPVSAGLYDWNQEKMNRFMIEHSDVITYHDYDDEAWHRRVIEVLKTHGKPMICTEYMARTRGSKFENILPLLKEKKVGAINWGLVAGKTNTIYAWDAPMPDGKEPQVWFHDIFRKDGSVFDPRETTLIKSLTGKNP, encoded by the coding sequence ATGATGAGGATGGTTTTTATTTTTGGTCTTTTTCTGCTTGGATCCTGCCAGCAGAAAGTGGAAACAACTACCGCAGTTAGTGCCAAAACAACAATGGCCCAGGTTTGGGCTGCTGAGAAAGCACAATCCTGGTATGACCGGCAAAAGTGGATCGTAGGTGCCAACTTTATACCGAGCTCCGCGATCAATCAACTGGAAATGTGGCAGGCTGACAGCTTTGATACCACTACTATTTCAAAGGAATTGGGATGGGCTCGTGATATTGGCTTCAATACCATTCGGGTTTACCTGCACCATAAAGCCTGGGAAGCCGACAAATCTGGTTTTATCAACCGGATAGACCAATACCTGTCTATAGCGGATGCTAATGGCATAAAAACGATTTTTGTGATTTTTGATGACTGCTGGAATAAAGATGGCAAAACAGGACCACAGCCTGCTCCTAAACCTGGTGTACACAATTCAGGATGGCTGCAGGACCCCGGTGATCCTTACTCGAAAGATTCTGCCAATTTCCCGCAACTGGAACTATATGTAAAGGCGGTGATCGGTCATTTTAAGGATGACCAGCGTATACTGCTTTGGGACCTGTATAACGAACCGGGTAATTCCGGGAAAGGCGAAAGCTCTTTACCCTTACTTACCAAAGCATTCACCTGGGCCAGGGAAGTGAATCCTTCACAACCGGTTTCAGCAGGATTATATGACTGGAACCAGGAAAAAATGAATCGGTTCATGATCGAACATTCAGACGTTATTACCTACCATGATTATGACGATGAAGCCTGGCACCGGCGCGTAATTGAAGTTTTGAAGACACATGGCAAGCCCATGATCTGCACGGAATACATGGCCAGGACCCGGGGTAGTAAATTTGAAAACATACTTCCTCTCCTGAAGGAAAAAAAGGTAGGCGCTATTAACTGGGGGTTGGTGGCTGGAAAAACAAATACGATCTATGCCTGGGATGCCCCGATGCCTGATGGCAAAGAGCCACAGGTCTGGTTTCACGATATCTTCCGCAAAGATGGTAGCGTTTTTGATCCCAGGGAAACCACATTGATTAAATCTTTAACTGGTAAGAATCCTTAA
- a CDS encoding efflux RND transporter periplasmic adaptor subunit has product MRFHFIFGCILLISSSISSCRQKTEQTTVTEEKIIESAYASGTVKSRNQYQLYATVNGIIKEIFVSEGDTVKKGSPIMKIQNETARLTAENARIAADYANVSNNADRLLELQANIDFTRTKLKNDSSLYIRQKNLWEGGIGTRNDLETRELAMVNSRTNYESAILRYNELKRQLEFSAKQSSNNLQISAAQQSDFTIKSETNGKVYTILKEKGETVNLQSPVAIIGDARNFYLELQVDEYDISKIQLGQLVLLNLDSYKGQVYEAVIDKINPIMDERSRAFTIEASFTKQPPVLYPNLSAEANIIIRTKEKALTIPRNYLVSDSFVLTGKKEKKPVVTGIKDYQKVEIVSGLSAGETILKPVQ; this is encoded by the coding sequence ATGCGCTTTCATTTTATTTTCGGGTGTATATTGTTGATTTCCTCCTCCATTTCTTCCTGCAGGCAAAAGACAGAGCAGACAACTGTCACCGAAGAGAAAATTATTGAATCTGCCTATGCATCAGGTACTGTAAAAAGCCGAAACCAATACCAATTATATGCTACGGTAAACGGTATTATCAAAGAAATTTTCGTGAGCGAAGGCGATACAGTGAAAAAGGGCTCACCAATTATGAAAATACAAAATGAAACTGCCCGGCTAACGGCTGAAAATGCCAGGATCGCAGCGGATTATGCCAATGTTTCAAATAATGCGGATAGATTACTTGAGTTACAGGCAAATATTGATTTTACACGGACCAAACTCAAAAATGATTCTTCATTATATATCCGGCAGAAGAATCTCTGGGAAGGGGGCATCGGCACAAGGAATGACCTGGAAACACGTGAACTGGCCATGGTCAATTCACGAACAAATTATGAATCCGCAATATTGCGCTACAATGAATTGAAACGACAACTTGAATTTTCAGCTAAACAATCCAGCAATAACCTACAGATATCTGCCGCACAACAAAGTGATTTTACGATTAAAAGTGAAACAAACGGAAAGGTCTATACGATCCTGAAAGAGAAAGGTGAGACAGTCAACCTGCAAAGCCCGGTCGCAATTATCGGTGATGCCAGAAATTTCTATCTTGAATTACAGGTTGATGAATACGATATATCTAAAATACAGTTAGGACAATTGGTCTTACTAAACCTGGACAGTTATAAAGGCCAGGTCTATGAAGCCGTGATCGATAAAATCAATCCTATTATGGATGAAAGATCCAGGGCTTTTACCATAGAGGCAAGTTTCACCAAACAGCCACCCGTTTTATACCCTAACCTTTCGGCTGAAGCAAATATTATAATAAGGACGAAAGAGAAAGCTCTTACCATTCCAAGGAATTACCTGGTAAGTGACAGTTTTGTACTAACAGGGAAAAAAGAAAAGAAACCAGTGGTAACCGGCATTAAGGATTACCAGAAAGTTGAGATTGTCAGCGGATTATCTGCTGGTGAAACCATTCTGAAACCAGTGCAATGA
- a CDS encoding glycoside hydrolase family 172 protein, translating into MQKILCIAIAICSVAQLQAQQKYNGIDANMGNIYRLSDAKTRSISPENFNGEKGKGGMATKGTGSNASRDLGQGWKVSPSVVIKSKTTYTVAEIDGSGSIQHIWMTPTGNWRNSIIRFYWDDETTPSVEAPVGDFFCMGWGQYAHLNSLAVTVNPGSAFNCYWPMPFRKKCRITMENIDEKDMVLYYQVDYILTEVPSDAAYFHAQFNRTNPLPMKTDYVLVNGIKGRGQYVGTYIAWGVHNNGWWGEGEIKFFMDGDTDYPTICGTGTEDYFCGSYDFDTRQKNAAGVEEVNYTEFSTAYAGFHQVIKGDGHYAVSQRFGMYRWHITDPIRFEKDLRVTIQALGWRSGGRYLPLQDDIASVVFWYQTEPHAAFPKMLNKDGLEVN; encoded by the coding sequence ATGCAGAAAATTCTATGTATAGCTATTGCAATTTGCAGTGTAGCACAATTGCAGGCCCAGCAAAAATATAATGGTATTGATGCCAATATGGGCAATATATACAGGTTGTCTGATGCAAAGACAAGGTCTATTAGCCCTGAGAATTTTAACGGCGAAAAAGGGAAGGGTGGAATGGCTACAAAAGGCACCGGCTCAAATGCATCGCGTGATTTGGGCCAGGGATGGAAAGTGAGTCCGAGCGTAGTGATAAAATCAAAAACAACATATACCGTTGCTGAAATTGACGGTTCCGGTTCCATCCAGCATATCTGGATGACGCCAACCGGAAACTGGCGTAATTCCATCATTCGTTTTTATTGGGATGATGAAACTACTCCCTCCGTAGAAGCGCCGGTGGGCGATTTCTTTTGCATGGGTTGGGGACAGTATGCACACTTGAATTCCTTGGCAGTTACGGTTAATCCGGGTAGTGCATTCAATTGTTACTGGCCCATGCCTTTCAGGAAAAAATGCAGGATCACTATGGAAAACATTGATGAAAAAGATATGGTCCTGTATTACCAGGTTGATTATATTTTAACTGAAGTGCCTTCGGACGCCGCTTATTTTCACGCACAATTCAACCGTACAAACCCGCTTCCCATGAAAACAGATTATGTTTTAGTCAATGGCATCAAAGGCCGCGGTCAATACGTTGGCACCTATATTGCCTGGGGTGTTCACAACAATGGCTGGTGGGGTGAAGGCGAGATCAAGTTTTTCATGGATGGTGATACAGATTACCCGACAATTTGCGGAACTGGTACAGAAGATTATTTCTGCGGGTCATATGATTTTGATACACGTCAGAAAAATGCGGCTGGTGTTGAAGAGGTCAACTATACAGAATTTTCAACCGCGTATGCAGGCTTTCACCAGGTGATCAAAGGGGATGGTCATTATGCCGTATCACAAAGGTTTGGTATGTACCGCTGGCATATTACTGATCCCATAAGGTTTGAAAAAGACCTTCGTGTAACCATACAGGCACTTGGCTGGCGCAGTGGTGGACGCTACCTTCCTTTACAGGATGATATTGCGTCAGTGGTTTTTTGGTACCAGACAGAGCCGCATGCTGCATTTCCTAAAATGCTCAATAAAGATGGCCTGGAAGTGAATTAA
- a CDS encoding ABC transporter ATP-binding protein → MSEIILESRHIFKQFYDPVRIDVLKDITFSMNKGEFVSVIGKSGCGKSTLLYILSTMDTDYQGELLIDNEQMKGLKEKELARIRNEKIGFVFQFHYLLNEFNVLENIMLPGKKLGKKTLGEVEQRAMDLMKLLGIDQLALKKATKLSGGEKQRVAIARAMINDPLIIMGDEPTGNLDKKNSEIVFDIFKRLAEELQQSLLIVTHDPEFAGKTKRIIEMEDGRIIRQ, encoded by the coding sequence ATGAGTGAGATCATCCTTGAATCAAGGCATATTTTCAAACAGTTCTATGATCCGGTACGGATCGATGTGCTGAAGGATATTACCTTTTCCATGAATAAAGGCGAATTTGTTTCAGTGATTGGAAAATCAGGTTGTGGAAAATCAACCCTGCTGTATATTTTATCAACCATGGATACCGATTACCAGGGGGAATTGCTGATCGACAATGAACAGATGAAGGGATTAAAAGAAAAGGAGCTGGCCAGGATCCGTAATGAAAAAATCGGATTTGTATTCCAGTTTCATTACCTGCTGAATGAATTCAATGTACTGGAAAATATTATGCTGCCAGGAAAGAAACTGGGCAAAAAGACATTGGGCGAAGTGGAACAGCGTGCAATGGACCTGATGAAATTACTGGGTATCGATCAACTCGCCCTAAAAAAAGCCACGAAACTTTCAGGCGGCGAAAAACAAAGGGTGGCTATCGCCAGGGCAATGATCAATGATCCCCTTATTATTATGGGCGATGAACCAACGGGCAACCTGGACAAAAAAAACAGTGAAATTGTATTCGATATTTTCAAAAGACTGGCAGAGGAATTGCAGCAAAGCCTGCTTATCGTAACCCATGATCCTGAATTTGCGGGCAAAACAAAAAGAATCATCGAAATGGAAGACGGCCGTATCATCCGCCAGTAG
- a CDS encoding ABC transporter permease, whose product MSLKLIIEISVSMLIARWRQTLVAAIGVTFSITMFITLLSFMTGLNKLLDGLILNRTAHVRIYNDVKPNASQPLNNAPEYSDSYHFIQHVKSGNSRLSIYNSEAIMRQVNRDERVLGYSPKIVAQVFFNEGSIDITGVVYGIDIEAESRLFFFNDYIVKGNAMDIKNLTNTIILGKGLAEKLLADVGDVVQVTTSKGEIFRLKVVGYFQSGIQELDKTQSFASIATTQKILGKPKSYITDIQVKLKDINQAPPMAKEYAVTFQADAEDIQTANSQFETGTFIRTLISYTVGITLLIVAGFGIYNILNMMIYEKMDSIAILKATGFSGRDVNLIFMVIALSIGFFGGLTGLFFGFILSNIIDNIPFNTSALPTIKTYPINYNPVYYFIGFAFSLITTYFAGYFPARKASKVDPVVIIRGK is encoded by the coding sequence ATGAGTCTAAAACTGATCATAGAGATTTCTGTTTCCATGCTGATTGCCCGCTGGAGGCAAACCCTGGTGGCGGCTATTGGCGTTACATTCAGTATCACCATGTTCATTACCCTGCTAAGCTTTATGACCGGCCTCAATAAATTACTGGATGGACTGATTTTGAACAGGACTGCGCATGTTCGGATATACAATGACGTTAAACCAAATGCAAGCCAGCCCCTGAACAATGCCCCCGAATACAGCGACAGTTACCATTTCATACAGCACGTAAAATCAGGTAACAGCCGGCTATCCATCTATAACAGTGAGGCCATCATGCGGCAGGTAAATCGTGATGAACGGGTATTGGGATATTCACCCAAAATTGTGGCACAGGTCTTCTTCAATGAAGGCAGTATAGATATTACCGGAGTTGTTTATGGTATCGATATCGAGGCAGAAAGCCGGCTTTTCTTCTTTAATGATTATATAGTGAAAGGAAATGCAATGGATATTAAAAATCTGACCAATACCATCATATTGGGCAAGGGACTTGCTGAAAAATTACTGGCAGATGTAGGTGATGTAGTGCAGGTTACGACTTCAAAAGGGGAAATATTCCGGTTGAAAGTGGTCGGGTATTTCCAATCGGGCATCCAGGAATTGGACAAGACCCAAAGTTTTGCCTCTATTGCCACAACACAAAAAATACTGGGTAAACCCAAAAGCTACATTACAGACATCCAGGTTAAGTTAAAAGACATCAACCAGGCGCCACCTATGGCCAAAGAGTATGCCGTAACATTCCAGGCAGATGCTGAAGATATCCAAACCGCCAATTCGCAATTTGAAACAGGCACCTTTATACGGACCTTGATTTCATATACTGTTGGAATCACGTTGCTGATAGTGGCCGGATTTGGCATCTATAATATCCTGAACATGATGATCTATGAAAAAATGGACTCGATAGCAATACTAAAGGCAACCGGATTTTCGGGCCGGGATGTGAACCTGATCTTCATGGTGATAGCTTTGAGCATTGGTTTTTTTGGCGGTTTAACCGGACTATTTTTTGGATTTATATTATCGAATATCATTGATAATATTCCTTTCAATACATCTGCATTGCCAACAATTAAAACCTATCCCATCAATTATAACCCGGTATATTATTTTATTGGCTTTGCATTCTCCCTGATTACCACTTATTTCGCCGGGTATTTCCCGGCACGTAAAGCGAGCAAAGTTGATCCTGTAGTCATAATAAGAGGAAAATAA
- a CDS encoding glutaminase family protein yields the protein MKNYSLCICCLFFTLLSNGQEFRPPAYPLITHDPYFSIWSTTDKLNASPTKHWTGNDQSLVGKIAVDGKLYRFMGATGKKYTTILPAGDEQNYVASYTESDPGKDWMTATFDDASWKKGAAPFGSDATQAKTNWVTPNIWVRRKFVVKDQVTEPLLLKIMHDDDVDVYLNGELIYQHGCCAAKFNHLPIADAIAKKIKTGENLLAIHVLNTGGAAWLDAGLQVEDQPDKNSTELLAEQQTVKMTATQTIYTFTCGPVNLALTFTSPLLLNDLNLVSRPVSYIQAEMSSKDGQSHTVDLYLDASSNIASNNTSQPMVAEQYLSGKLQVLKTGTAAQPVLQKKGDDLRIDWGYFYVAVPSAAGVEQYISSGIQHPQLLGAAKSRKAEGKQLILNTVVHMGKVGISPMRQLFLLGYDDLFSVQYFGTNLRPWWNSNGKHTMEEQLAIALNTYPEVTRKCQSFNQQMTADAQKAGGANYAALVTMAYRQSIAAHKLVKSPAGEILFLSKENYSNGSINTVDVTYPSAPLFLLYNPDLLKGMLNGIFYYSESGRWAKPFAAHDLGTYPLANGQTYGEDMPVEECGNMLILSAAIVKVEKDGAFAQKHWKTMTTWAEYLAKEGFDPANQLCTDDFAGHLARNANLSVKAIVALGGYAQMAQRLGKPDVSKKYSSLASAMAKKWMEMADDGDHYALTFDSKGTWSQKYNLVWDKLLGLSLFPASVYEKEINYYLTRQGEYGLPLDSRKTYTKSDWILWTATLTSDRKKFDAIIGPVYKYANETPTRVPLSDWHETTDGKMVGFQARSVVGGYFIKMLEAAMLSSH from the coding sequence ATGAAAAATTATTCTTTGTGCATTTGTTGTTTATTCTTTACGCTCTTATCAAATGGCCAGGAATTCCGCCCACCAGCTTATCCGCTGATTACGCATGATCCCTATTTCAGTATCTGGTCAACTACCGACAAGTTAAATGCTTCACCTACCAAACACTGGACTGGTAACGATCAATCACTTGTTGGAAAGATCGCTGTTGATGGTAAGCTCTATAGATTCATGGGTGCAACAGGAAAAAAATATACCACTATTCTTCCTGCCGGCGATGAACAGAATTATGTGGCCAGTTATACAGAATCTGACCCTGGTAAGGATTGGATGACTGCTACGTTTGATGATGCCAGTTGGAAAAAAGGCGCTGCACCTTTCGGTAGCGATGCCACCCAGGCAAAAACAAATTGGGTAACGCCTAATATCTGGGTTCGCAGGAAGTTTGTGGTGAAGGACCAGGTCACAGAACCACTATTGCTCAAGATTATGCATGATGATGATGTGGATGTTTACCTTAACGGTGAATTGATCTACCAACATGGTTGCTGTGCTGCAAAATTCAATCACCTGCCCATAGCCGATGCTATTGCAAAAAAAATCAAAACCGGGGAAAACCTCCTGGCAATACATGTATTGAATACCGGTGGAGCCGCATGGCTCGATGCCGGACTGCAGGTTGAGGATCAGCCAGACAAAAATTCAACGGAATTACTTGCTGAACAGCAAACCGTAAAAATGACCGCCACCCAGACAATATATACGTTTACCTGTGGCCCGGTTAACCTGGCACTCACATTTACCTCGCCATTGTTGCTTAATGACCTTAATCTGGTTTCACGGCCTGTTTCCTATATCCAGGCAGAAATGTCCTCTAAAGATGGTCAATCCCATACAGTTGACCTTTACCTGGATGCTTCTTCAAATATTGCTTCGAATAATACTTCACAGCCAATGGTCGCCGAACAGTACTTGTCAGGAAAATTGCAGGTATTAAAAACAGGTACTGCAGCCCAGCCTGTTTTACAGAAAAAGGGGGATGACCTTCGGATCGATTGGGGATATTTTTATGTTGCGGTTCCGTCAGCTGCCGGTGTAGAGCAATATATTTCTTCCGGTATTCAGCACCCCCAATTACTTGGAGCTGCCAAAAGCAGGAAGGCAGAAGGTAAGCAGCTTATTCTAAATACTGTGGTCCATATGGGAAAGGTGGGTATATCACCAATGCGCCAGTTGTTCCTGCTGGGGTATGATGATCTTTTTTCAGTGCAGTATTTTGGCACTAATCTAAGGCCCTGGTGGAATAGCAATGGTAAGCACACCATGGAAGAACAACTTGCCATTGCATTGAATACTTATCCGGAAGTTACCAGGAAATGCCAGTCATTCAATCAGCAGATGACGGCAGATGCACAGAAAGCTGGTGGTGCGAATTATGCTGCGCTGGTAACTATGGCCTATCGGCAAAGTATAGCCGCTCATAAACTGGTGAAGAGTCCTGCTGGTGAAATACTCTTTTTATCCAAGGAGAATTACAGTAATGGTTCCATTAATACTGTAGATGTTACATATCCGTCTGCGCCTTTATTCTTATTGTATAACCCCGATTTGCTGAAAGGTATGCTCAATGGTATATTCTATTACAGTGAAAGTGGCAGGTGGGCCAAACCTTTTGCAGCCCATGACCTGGGGACTTACCCATTAGCGAATGGACAAACTTACGGGGAAGATATGCCTGTGGAAGAATGCGGTAATATGCTCATTTTATCTGCCGCCATCGTAAAAGTTGAAAAAGATGGGGCATTTGCGCAAAAACACTGGAAAACAATGACAACATGGGCAGAATACCTGGCGAAAGAGGGATTTGATCCGGCTAACCAGTTGTGTACTGATGACTTTGCCGGGCACCTTGCCAGGAATGCCAATCTTTCTGTTAAAGCTATTGTTGCCCTGGGTGGGTATGCGCAAATGGCACAACGCCTGGGCAAACCGGATGTATCAAAAAAATATAGTTCATTAGCCAGCGCAATGGCAAAAAAATGGATGGAAATGGCCGATGACGGCGACCACTATGCCTTAACTTTCGATAGCAAAGGGACCTGGAGCCAGAAATATAACCTTGTTTGGGATAAATTATTGGGATTGTCTTTATTTCCTGCGTCAGTCTATGAAAAGGAAATCAATTATTACTTAACCAGGCAAGGAGAATATGGGTTACCGTTAGATAGCCGTAAAACGTATACAAAATCTGATTGGATACTCTGGACCGCAACACTCACCAGCGACCGTAAGAAATTTGATGCGATAATTGGTCCGGTCTACAAATATGCCAATGAAACGCCAACAAGGGTTCCGTTAAGCGACTGGCATGAAACCACAGATGGTAAAATGGTCGGTTTTCAGGCACGCAGTGTAGTGGGTGGTTATTTCATTAAAATGCTGGAAGCAGCAATGTTATCCTCCCATTAA
- a CDS encoding MFS transporter codes for MNQTFYPHTEKRKLYVAQPGSHKPVTRPVPAEQKKTGTVQSILNNGALKASLLTLTIGGFSIGMTEFMMMGVLPDVAKSLAISIPSAGNLISIYALGVVIGAPLMVGLAGHFPPKKVLMSLMLLFALFNGLFAIAPNYSTLLLARLFSGLPHGAFFGMGAVVASKLAEPGREARAVSMMFAGLTLANIIGVPLGTYIGHNLSWRLSFALIAIVSLVAAGSIKKWLPFIAPAPNEGFKKSLSVLHQKDFWLIIGISAIGTGGLFAWISYIAPMMTEVAGFDGNSITAIMIIAGVGMAVGNFLGGRLADRFSPLKTTSLLLLTMVCVLLLVALLAPFKIAALVMTFVTGAVAFAVIAPMQMLMINAAKKAEMLASASLQASSNIGNALGAFLGGLPLIAGFGYTSPLYVGAALALTGFVFCMALAKLEKNPA; via the coding sequence ATGAACCAGACATTTTATCCACACACAGAGAAAAGAAAACTCTACGTCGCACAACCCGGCTCACATAAACCGGTTACGAGACCTGTTCCTGCTGAACAGAAAAAAACAGGAACTGTACAATCAATCCTTAATAACGGCGCACTAAAGGCTAGCCTTTTAACCTTAACTATAGGTGGTTTTAGTATTGGCATGACAGAGTTTATGATGATGGGAGTATTACCCGATGTTGCAAAATCTTTGGCTATATCCATTCCTTCTGCAGGCAACCTCATCTCTATCTATGCTTTAGGAGTAGTGATAGGCGCGCCGTTAATGGTTGGACTGGCCGGACACTTCCCACCCAAGAAAGTATTGATGTCATTGATGCTTTTATTTGCCTTATTCAATGGATTATTCGCTATAGCACCAAACTACTCAACCTTATTACTGGCCAGGCTGTTCTCAGGATTACCGCATGGCGCCTTCTTCGGGATGGGTGCCGTGGTGGCCAGCAAACTGGCTGAACCAGGAAGGGAGGCAAGAGCAGTATCAATGATGTTTGCCGGACTAACCCTGGCCAATATCATTGGTGTTCCATTGGGCACTTATATCGGGCACAACCTGAGCTGGAGACTTTCATTCGCATTGATTGCAATCGTTTCACTGGTTGCAGCGGGCAGTATCAAAAAATGGCTGCCGTTTATTGCGCCTGCGCCAAATGAAGGATTTAAAAAAAGCCTGTCAGTACTGCATCAAAAAGATTTCTGGCTGATCATTGGTATTTCAGCCATCGGAACAGGTGGCCTTTTTGCCTGGATCAGTTACATAGCCCCTATGATGACCGAAGTTGCAGGTTTCGATGGCAACTCCATCACTGCTATTATGATCATTGCTGGAGTAGGAATGGCCGTTGGAAACTTCCTGGGGGGCAGGCTGGCGGACAGGTTTTCACCATTAAAAACAACAAGCCTGTTATTACTGACCATGGTTTGTGTGCTTTTACTGGTCGCACTTCTGGCACCATTTAAAATAGCAGCACTGGTCATGACCTTTGTTACCGGTGCAGTTGCATTTGCTGTTATTGCCCCGATGCAAATGCTGATGATCAATGCTGCTAAAAAAGCTGAAATGCTTGCATCCGCTTCATTACAGGCCAGTTCAAATATAGGCAATGCCCTGGGCGCTTTTTTAGGCGGGCTTCCACTGATTGCAGGCTTCGGTTATACTTCGCCGCTATATGTTGGTGCAGCTTTAGCCCTAACCGGATTCGTATTTTGTATGGCATTAGCAAAGCTGGAAAAAAATCCGGCATAG
- a CDS encoding fumarylacetoacetate hydrolase family protein, with translation MHLYKTSQGNIIRVNETFYLVDENWDKLINREGLLAHLQSYIKEATRISHHTGNQWLTDNLLPPIGSQEVWAAGVTYLRSRDARMEESEDSGAADCYQRVYEAERPELFFKSLPHRVAGHREVVQIRKDSTWDVPEPELTLFINSSGHIQGYTIGNDMSSRSIEGENPLYLPQAKMYERSAALGPCLWVIDQPISPETKIQIDIHRGGLKLFDDSTLLNRMKRSLTELVEWLFKEMDFSSGAFLMTGTCVVPPNDFTLMEGDIVNITIEGIGSLTNTVGIKSSKK, from the coding sequence ATGCATCTATACAAAACAAGCCAGGGCAATATCATCAGGGTGAATGAAACGTTTTACCTGGTTGATGAAAACTGGGACAAACTTATTAACCGGGAAGGTCTCCTGGCACATTTACAATCATATATAAAGGAGGCGACCAGGATCAGCCACCACACAGGTAACCAATGGTTGACTGACAACCTGCTTCCGCCTATTGGATCGCAGGAAGTATGGGCTGCCGGAGTCACCTACCTGAGAAGTCGCGATGCGAGGATGGAGGAATCCGAAGATTCGGGTGCGGCTGATTGCTACCAGCGGGTATATGAGGCCGAAAGACCGGAATTATTTTTTAAATCCCTGCCGCATCGGGTGGCGGGTCACAGGGAGGTGGTACAGATCCGTAAAGACTCAACCTGGGATGTACCGGAGCCGGAACTCACCTTGTTCATCAATTCATCCGGCCATATACAAGGGTATACGATCGGTAATGATATGAGCTCAAGAAGTATAGAAGGAGAAAACCCATTGTACCTGCCGCAGGCAAAGATGTATGAAAGGAGTGCGGCACTCGGTCCATGTTTATGGGTCATCGACCAGCCTATTTCTCCCGAAACAAAAATCCAGATCGATATACACCGTGGCGGATTAAAATTATTTGATGACAGTACTTTATTGAACCGGATGAAAAGGAGCCTTACAGAATTGGTGGAATGGTTATTTAAGGAGATGGACTTTTCATCAGGTGCCTTCCTGATGACCGGCACCTGTGTGGTGCCACCCAATGATTTCACACTGATGGAAGGTGATATCGTTAACATAACCATCGAGGGCATCGGAAGCTTAACAAATACAGTTGGAATAAAATCTTCAAAAAAATAA
- the trmD gene encoding tRNA (guanosine(37)-N1)-methyltransferase TrmD, which translates to MRIDIISIIPELLESPLGHSIMKRAQSKGLLEVHVHQLRQWAVNEYGQVDDYQYGGGAGMVMMCEPLAKAIDQLSAERKYDAIIYMTPDGNRFDQRTANRLSLNENLLIICGHYKGIDQRIRDHYVTMEISIGDYVLSGGEIAAAVVIDAIGRLLPGVLNDETSALTDSFQDDLLAPPVYTRPADFRGWQVPEILLSGDLKKVEEWRYEQALQRTKDRRPDLIQD; encoded by the coding sequence ATGCGCATAGATATCATTTCCATCATTCCTGAATTACTGGAAAGCCCACTTGGACATTCCATCATGAAAAGGGCACAGTCCAAAGGCCTGCTGGAGGTACACGTGCACCAGCTAAGGCAATGGGCTGTGAATGAATATGGCCAGGTAGATGATTACCAGTACGGTGGCGGCGCAGGAATGGTCATGATGTGCGAACCTTTAGCAAAGGCAATTGATCAGTTATCAGCTGAGCGGAAATATGATGCCATCATTTATATGACACCCGATGGTAACAGATTTGACCAGCGGACTGCAAACAGGTTATCGCTCAATGAAAACCTGCTGATCATTTGCGGGCATTATAAAGGCATTGACCAGCGTATCCGCGACCATTATGTTACGATGGAAATATCTATTGGGGATTATGTATTAAGCGGTGGCGAAATTGCAGCAGCAGTCGTCATAGATGCAATAGGCCGGCTACTGCCCGGTGTATTAAATGATGAAACATCTGCCCTTACGGATTCTTTCCAGGATGATTTACTGGCCCCCCCCGTATATACACGTCCAGCAGATTTCAGGGGCTGGCAGGTACCTGAAATATTGTTAAGTGGCGACTTAAAGAAGGTGGAAGAATGGCGCTATGAGCAGGCCCTCCAACGAACAAAGGATCGGCGGCCGGACCTGATCCAGGATTAA